The sequence CAATTGCAGTGCTATAAGTATATGGCCCAACACCGGAGATTCCCGAACTTGCTCCTAAAAATGTGCTATAACTATTGCTGATACCTACACTACCCGCTGAAGAACCAACAGCTACAATCAGACTTCCAGTTGTATTCGCTGATAATGAAGCACTACCGATTGCTGTATTAGAATAACCGGTTGTAAGTTTCGCCGCATCGGCACCAACAGCTGTATTGTGCCACGAAGTAGTAATAGCTGCTAAAGTATTTGAACCAATTGCAATGTTTGAATAACCGGTTGTACCATTTTCATAAGCCGCATATCCAAGTGCGATATTCTGATAGCCGGTAGTGTTATCTGTGAGCGAATTATAACCTATTCCTACATTTTTGTCGCCTGTTGTATTTGATTCCAATGCATAATAACCAATTGCAACATTAAAATCGGCATTATTTGAATATAAAGCTCGTGTGCCTATTCCAATATTTGAATCTCCATTAAAAGAATAAAACATGGCATCCTTGCCAATAGCAATATTATAGTTACTGCCATCTGCTGAATACAAAGCCTGATCTCCCAATGCGATATTAAAACTCGAAGCAGACAAATCAGTTGCTGCATTGTTACCAATGGCAGTATTACTTGAACAATTCGTACCATTTAATAACACATTAAATCCAATACCCACATTTGACGACCCCGTAATATTATTATTCAACACACTATATCCGATAGCAACATTATTAATCCCGGTTGTAGTTGCCTCCAATGTACCTGTTCCAATAGCCGTATTATAACCCGCAGTAGCCAATGTCAATGCACCAGTTCCTATTGCCACCGAACCAACTGATGTTGTTGCAGTTTGTAATGCGGTATTACCTATTGCCACATTACTGCTTCCGGTTGTCAGCGATTTCCCTGCCTGAAATCCAATGGCAACATTACCGGATGCTGTTGTTAAAGCATTTAATGTTTTATATCCGATTCCAGTATTCATAAAACCCGTTGTAGTATTCTCTAATGATGCTGCTCCAATTGCTGTATTAAAATCCCCTGTTGTATTGTCGAATAAACTGTTATACCCTATTGCGGTATTTGAACTGCCTGTATTAAAATACAAGCATTTATATCCTATACCTGTATTTTCATTGCCTGCAACATTCGAAAGTAATGCCTGAAAACCAAGGGCAGTATTGTAATTTCCGGTTGTGTTTAAATACAAGGCATTACTACCGATGCCAACATTATTTATACTCAAATCATTTCTTCCGGCATTATAACCCAAAAAAAGGTTCTCCCCTGTTGAAATCAAACCCGACTGCGTATTATTTGTTTTAAAAATTAAAGCCTTATCATCTGTAGTGCCTAAAAAATGCGTGCCCGGTGTTGTCCCTGCATTGCCTGTTGTACTCCATCCTGTGCTATTATTGATTAATGGTTTCCAAGCACTGCCATCGTAATAAAAAAACGAACTCTGGGTATTATCATACACTAATAAACCTGTTGCCGGCGATACAATTGCTGTCCGCTGCGCAGTTGTCATACGCGGAATTAATACGCCTTTTGTAGTTGATGTAACATCCAACATCGCACTCGCATCTGCTACCGTGCCCGTCGTGTTGATAGCAATGTTTTGTGCAAACAATAAATTACTCATTAATAAACAAAAAATTACAAGTGTGTAGTGCTGTAATCGCATATTCAAAGCTTTTGATAATTTTTAAAAATGAACCTCCACCGGAGCAGAGGTTCGTATTCAATCTGATCACTTCGCTTTGAAAGAATGAATTTCTTTTTTGGGGCAGATGTAATTTGTCGCTATAACAAACAACCGCTCCCTATGTATGCTGACTTTGTAACCTGATTCCTTTTGCGAAGTGATCGATTTACAAGGGCAAAGATGTAGTGATAAAATAGCCTATACAATACAAAAAAAGGCATTTTTATCTATTTTGAATAGATATATCTTTTGTTTAAACCCTTTATTTATAGACTTTTTACTAAATTTGAGTCTATATTTCGAGTTTATGGCTGATAGCTGGAAAACCCTTCATCAACTTATTCATTCCATGAGCCCCACCGAAAAGGGCTATTTCCGGAAATTCCAGTCCGGTTACCGCGTGAAAGAGACTAAAGTGTACGATTATTTATTCGATCTGCTTGAAGAAATGGAATCACCTCACGATGAAATTATTTTAAAAGCCATGAAAAACAAGTGCAAAAATTTACAAAGCACAAGGGCCTATTTATATCAGCAAATTTTGAAAAGTTTACGCAATTACAACAGTAAAAAAAATATGCATTTCGATTTTCGTGAACAACTCGATACCATCGAAATTTTACAAACC comes from Bacteroidota bacterium and encodes:
- a CDS encoding tail fiber domain-containing protein, giving the protein MRLQHYTLVIFCLLMSNLLFAQNIAINTTGTVADASAMLDVTSTTKGVLIPRMTTAQRTAIVSPATGLLVYDNTQSSFFYYDGSAWKPLINNSTGWSTTGNAGTTPGTHFLGTTDDKALIFKTNNTQSGLISTGENLFLGYNAGRNDLSINNVGIGSNALYLNTTGNYNTALGFQALLSNVAGNENTGIGYKCLYFNTGSSNTAIGYNSLFDNTTGDFNTAIGAASLENTTTGFMNTGIGYKTLNALTTASGNVAIGFQAGKSLTTGSSNVAIGNTALQTATTSVGSVAIGTGALTLATAGYNTAIGTGTLEATTTGINNVAIGYSVLNNNITGSSNVGIGFNVLLNGTNCSSNTAIGNNAATDLSASSFNIALGDQALYSADGSNYNIAIGKDAMFYSFNGDSNIGIGTRALYSNNADFNVAIGYYALESNTTGDKNVGIGYNSLTDNTTGYQNIALGYAAYENGTTGYSNIAIGSNTLAAITTSWHNTAVGADAAKLTTGYSNTAIGSASLSANTTGSLIVAVGSSAGSVGISNSYSTFLGASSGISGVGPYTYSTAIGYSAVVDASNQVRVGTASTTSIGGYVNWTNISDGRFKTNVQENVPGLDFIMALRPVTYNLDVAAINVFHHIPDSLTDKNGVAQKTNQIQTGFIAQEVEIAAQKLNYDFSGVDVPQNDESTYGLRYAEFVVPLVKAVQEQQAQIEMLQKLVAEQNELIKKIMQE